From the Cucumis sativus cultivar 9930 chromosome 5, Cucumber_9930_V3, whole genome shotgun sequence genome, the window TCTCTCCCTTCGCTAATTCTGTTGTCGCTCGCTGTTCCAAGTATTTCTCCTCTCCTTTTCTCatgatcttcatttttcttttttttgttttcctcgaatgctttcttcttcttttatcatgTATATTTTTGGTTGCATACGAATtgccatttcttcttcttcttcttttttttacttcaaactCTGATGCGTATTTGTGATTTAAAGTGGGATGATTAGCTGTTGATTCTGTGTAAATCACTGAGTCTCTAGTACTGCAGAAGAACTTATGTATCCACAATCAATCACTTCACCTCATGCTCCATCTTCATTTACTGTGGCATTATTGCACAGAATCTAGTTTCTTTgccttttgaaatttatattgcAGTCGGTTATAtgctttgtttattttgtttgttttttgtgtGGCTAATGATGATTTATGCCTTAAATAATTAGGTTAATCTGCTTTGTTTTAGAGCAACAAAAAAGAGTTTATCTTTCCTTCATAAATAGAGGATTTCACAAATTTTAGTGTCTGTAACGATATGTTGCATATGTCATATGGAAGacataattttgatttggcATTTGTAATGCAATCCTTAGAACTGAACGTTTGCTTCggtttttatgttattgttatttcatGCATCTTAAGGTTAAGGCAGACACATTTTTATTATGCAGGATTCTTCAAATGCCCACTGAAGAAATGCAACAACTTTTTGATTCAGAGTTACCTGGAATTAATAAGGAACCTGAAACTTATTCTAgaagtttgttggaatttatctCATACCAAACACTTTATTCTATGAGTAGACGTCCAGATTATTTAAGTGACAAGGAATTTCGTCGATTGGCTTATGACATGATGCTTGCTTGGGAGTGCCCTGGTAGTGAAAGCGAACCACTACCGCAAGTGAGACAGTCTACCATTATACTCCATTGATATTTAGTAAGATAGAGTGATATTATCACTTAAATgcatctttctcttttctcatgAGGGTAGGGGTgggggttgggttgggttgtgGAGGGGTGGAATTCCGATATTATAGGCCTCATTTGATAACCACTTTGTCTgtagttttctgtttttaaaattaagcttgCTTACTCACAATTTTTGGTAAGCATTTTCTCTTCCTTAAACACATTTAAATTCTAAGCcaaagtttgaaaacaaaatcaaattttaaaacattacatgttttatttttcaaaatttggcaTGCTTTTCTAAAAGGTAGGCGTAATAGAGCAAGAAAACTATAGGTAGAAGTAGTGTTTACAAgcttaacttttaaaatcagaaaattaataactagATGGTTATCAATTAGGGTCTTAgcttttaggtttttattgttcatttaCAAAGATAGTAGGAAAAGAGGGCAAGAAGGAATTGATTGTGTTTCTAAATCCTCTTTCCAACTGTAGGAAACTGCTTCTTGCAGTAATGAGGAAGTAGAGGATAAGGAAGAGTGGTCACTGTTTTATTCAAATTCTACAAACATGGCTGTTCAGGTTAATAATTTTCTGGTTTTCATATCTGCAACTTGATAGGCACATTATGTTATCATTATGTCTAGGATGGGTACTTCTAaagcctttttattttttaaccaGCATTGACTAACCTTTTGAAGTACTGGTTTTTAAAGCTTTTATATTATGGTGATCAGTTTGATGACAAGAAAACTGTTGGACCAGAAGCTTTTGCACGGATAGCTCCTGCTTGCATTGCTCTAGCAGATATCATAACTGTTCACAATCTTTTTGATTCACTGACAAGTTCATCAGGTCATCGACTCCATTTTCTTGTCTTCGACAAATATATAAGAAGTCTTGATAAGTAAGAACTTGCTTCATTAGTGTTGACAATTGTgtgatatttattaaatgtgATTGAAATTGTTCCTCCaacttttatatgtttaatatgGAAGCTGTTACATGTGTGCTTTACAGTTTTTGTTCTACTCAAAccagaaaatgaaatgtttatCAAAATGACACCTTAACTTTCTGGATCATGTATTTTTCAAGTTTGTTCTTCCAAGATTggtcttttaatttttaatgaaagtggattttgatttagttttggattcatttttcttatttaatgtGGGATGCCTTTGTCTCACATTGGCTAGAACAAGACGCCAATGTGTTACTTAGTGGCTTGGCTCTCCCACTCTAATAGCTGGCTTTTGAGGTGTGGTTCTCCAAGGTGTTAAGTATCtaagaatttattttaaaaatcagtGGATATCAAATGGTCAATGAAGAAGTCTAAATATGGGACCCATCTGTTTTTGGATCATGGGCTTTTCTATTCCAGAGTTGATTCGTTTATGGACTAGCATCACTATTGGAGAAAACTTATTACGATGTCTGTTTGCAGGGTTATTAAGGCAACTAAAAATGCATTGCACCCCTCAACTGGAAATCTTCATCTTTCTGAAGGAGAAATTGCCCTTGAAGTTGATGGTACAGTACCTACTCAACCAGTTCTTCAGCATATTGGCATTTCTGCATGGCCTGGTGAGTCTTGTTCCTACAGATGTAATCCAAGATTGAGTGATTACCTCAGTTTAGATTGTAAAGATTGAAATTTAAGGCccaagttttcttctttcgaTTGTAGTTTTTCAACCATTAAAATTTAAGCTTCCTTCCTTTTCTGGTCAAATATAGATGACTAAAACACAATgagttataaatgttttattgaCTAAGAACGGGGATATTTTTCCCTCTTTGGAGATTTCAAATAGGTTGTAGATTATGAGCTTCTTTTATGGATTATGGATTTTAAAGTTGTGTAGGAAATGTGTTCTTTCTTATTTGGTTAGTAACAGATAAAGTTGGTGTTTTCATTGGAGGAGAAAAGTGATAAGTCGTTGTTTTACTtccatattttattaataagatTGCAGTGAAAACCATGGAATCAAGTGCAGTGGTTAGAACAATCATTGTTTGATATCCTCTATTCTCCATTCAACCTTAGTTGCAGAAAAAAGTGAAtgagtttgttttaaaagttgaaattttcattttgtctaATGAATCTTTCATTCGAAAATGAAAGTTCagtttgaattaaaatagtCAGAAATGATAACAGTAAAGAGAGTACTTTCTCTAAAAGGAATGAGAAGGTGCATTCTGATTCTGTTGGAGTAAAGAAGAGAGGTTGATTTGTCTTTTAAGATGGCTAGGGAGTTCCAATAGAATCTTGAAGGTGAACCGATCAAATAGTAGTGGAAGATATGAAGACCAAGGTGTCACAGTAAAGTGAAAGGTATCAATCtttattgaagaagaaaaggatcGACAAGTACAAATCCTAGAGTACAATCATAGACGATTGTCTCTAACCTCCTATCTCTCACTCTTGAGAAGATATCAAAGACTAACTCCCCCTTAACAATGACTCAGAGTATATATACTGCTCTTAACCGTGGTCCCCACTCTTTACCATCTCTTTCCAAATTACCCTTATCCCTTCTCCTATATTGATGCACAATTGGTGGCCTAGCATAAAGCTCTTCAATTGGGCCAAAAACTTTGGCTGGTCCATAACTCACACTAAAATTTCTCCTAAAACTACTCGAAGTTAGGCTGAAAACATCAGAAAACCATCAATGAGAGCCATTGCTCAGTTGTAACTCCACTGACATAACGAAATCCCCCTGGGGAAAAATCTGATCTTTTGCCTGAGAAAGATGCTTTTGGATATCTGTCTCTACAATAGGAGTCTGAAAGGATAAACTTAGAAGGGTTGTGTGATGTAGTATTCACTTGATTGTTCTGAGGTGTAATATTGCTTACGTTTGATTGATCTGGTATGCAGGGAGGTTGACACTGACCAGTCATGCCTTGTACTTTGAGTCATTGGGCGTTGGTTTGTATGACAAGGCTGTTAGATATGATCTGGCAGCCGATACAAAGCAGAGAATAAAACCTGAACTTACAGGACCGTTGGGTGCTCGTCTCTTCGATAAAGCTGTTATGTACAAGTCAACATCTGTGTATGTTATCTCTTGAATGATAAtaagtatatgtatatatatttataaactttcatCCCtggattttattatttgttttgccTTCCTTTGAGGgtatttttctatgaatttacTTTGTGGTGAAACTCTTTAATGATCCTTTACAGGATAGATCCTGTGTTTTTAGAGTTTCCTGAATTCAAAGGCAGTTCTCGGCGGGATTATTGGCTAGATATCTGTCTTGAGGTCCTGCGAGCGCACAAGTTTATCAGGAAACACAATCTTAGTGAAATTCAGAAATCAGAAGTACTTGCAAGGGcagtttttggaattttcagAATTCGTGCAATTAGAGAAGCTTTTCATGTTTTCTCATCGCATTACAGAACATTACTCACTTTTAATCTGGCAGAAAGTCTTCCTGGGGGAGATTCAATTTTGGAAACTCTCTTGGATCGATTGCTGTTAATAAATGGTATGCAACGTGATGCTTCTGGGAGCCCACCTGCCAAGCAACAACGACAATCGTCTCCAAATTTTCTTCTAGCACTAAGTCAACTTGGATTCACCTTACAGAAAGAGATAGGTTATGAAGGTGATGCAGTTTTAATTGGAGATGTTTGGGTGGGTGAGAGAAATCCCTTGGAGATTGTGGTGAGACAATCCATATCAGATTCAGGCAGGGCTGAAGCTGCACAAGCTACTGTTGACCAAGTGAAAGTGGAGGGTATTGATACAAATCTTGCAGTAATGAAGGTAAAAGATTGAGTTTCTTGAGAAAGTACTCCTTTTATGAGATACTTGGAAGATATACAAGCAGCCTAGTCAAAACTTAGTACTAATTAACTCACGGATCTGTATATCTTCTTGACCAGTAACTGTTATCATGAATGGCATGCTTCACTGTCTTTTCTTCTATCTTTTTACAACTTGAGGAAATCTGAAAAATTGAATTCCCATTTCtctcttatccaaaaaaaccCACATTCTTGGTGAGTGAACCAAATCGATAAGTCTAATACCGGATAGATAGTAAGTTTTTACTTGCTTGTTGTGGATTTTTTGAGAGAGGAAGTCTTTTGGAGCTGAGCCTTTCTCTCTCTGTCCAGGAACTGTTGTTTCCGTTTCTGGAATTGGCTAGACGTATTCAGATTTTGGCCTCATGGGAAGacaatttcaaatctacaGTTTTTCTACTGCTGTTCTGCTTTGCTATTATAAGGTAAGTAGCTACTTATTATCTGGACTCTGGAGCTTGCATGTTTGGATCAAAATTGAGCATTTATCCTGGTCCTTATTAACTCACAAAAACTATGTtccaaaacaaagtttttaagTCGTATAAATAGTATTTTATGCTGAACTTACAGTTTTTACTTTTACCTATTATTTTAAGTCTGTGAGTTCATATTCTGTCAAAAAACTTTTACGTCGATATAATTTCAGCACTTTCGAGCATGAGTGATAATGGAAGTATGAATTAGTACGATAATAGTTTGTCGGGCACATAATTATAAATCTTTATCAATGCTGGTCTCTTATCCACACAAAAGggtaattgaaaatttcaaataacttGGATTTAAAACACCAAGAAGCAACAGCAAGCAAAACAAAATCCCGAAGGTCGGAAGAGAATCCTTGTTCGGAGTTCAAGATTCTGCCATTGTGGTATTGATTCTGAACCCCCTTTTCATTTCAActatgaaaagttatgttcCAATCCTGAAACTGCCTTTTTTTCCCTAACATGTGACCTCCAGTGAATTTATGTGGGGAGAGGATATGCAGTTGAAAAATGTCCTGGAGCTTCTTGTACCAATGGCTGTCCATAAAGTGACAATAAAAAAAGGGATAGTTTGCCGTTTGCAAACATTTTTAGCTTTTGCATAGAATGCACCAATTGGGGTTTAGTACATTGTTGGGCTTCCTCTTCAGagtattatcatttttgttcaGGGCCCccaaattcttttaataagCAAAGCAATGAAAATTGCACTGTATGTGAAGTTAACTTGTAAAGTGTAATTAATGGAAATATTACTTTTCTGAGAGTAGATAAGATGTTCAAAATGGTTCAGCAACGTTacttattttagtattttggcTAAATGATAAGCTTCTATTGTATGGctaattaatgtttataaaatttatttcttcgtTTAGCTATGGCTGCGTTCTGGTTTAACTTATGATTATACTCTAAACTACATTCcatttgtcaaaattttaatgcCAAGTGATATTGGCTAGAGATGACTTGATTTTGTATGGAAATGCAGGAATTGGATAAGGTTTATTTTGCCTTGCGTTCTAGTATTCCTTGCGGTTGTTATGCTCTTCCGCAGGAAGTTTGGCAAAAGCAAGCCATTAGAACCTTTCAGGATCACATCACCCCCTAATCGAAATGCTGTGGAACAGCTGCTGACCTTGCAAGAAGTCATCACTCAAGTTGAAGCATTGATTCAAGatgggaatatttttctcCTAAAAATAAGAGCTCTCTTATTTGCAGTACTTCCACAGGtatgtatattataaatattttcttgggCACTCATTATCTGATTATGGTTGtttccttcatcttcttctccagAAAGTACTTGAGAGGAGATTGAAAACTTCTACATATTAATCCCTTTCTTTTGGCTGTGCttctaatttgtttgtttgtctctttctctatttgttattttttttctggCAATGACTGGACTCGGGAGTCCTTTCTTGCGCTTATCTTTTGTTGGCTTCTGTATGTGGTGCCGAATATGTCAACCCCagttgtagtgcttttttttttttaaaaaaaaattatgaactgACCCTTCGTTACAGAATTGGCTTATAAAAAACACAACTCAAAGAGGaactagaaaaattataaactggGAAGCTTCTTTTGGAAAGCTGGGGTGTATGATTTGATGTGGGGTTTACAAGGATAgagaaataatagaatttttaGAGGGATTGAGAGAGATTCTATGGATGTTTGGTCTCTAATATGTTTAAATGGCCATCTTTGAGGGTTAGCTACGAGttccttttgtaattattcgtTTGGTCGTATTCTACTTGATTGGAGACCCTTCCTTTATGGCTATATCTTTAGtgtcatttatttattgatattattattatgtttttaaatgtccCTTTagtcttttactttttctccgtgaaagttgtatttttttcaaaagaagaaaaaaagataaccAACAACTAAGGATAACTACAAAGAGAGATTAAACTGAGATCGTGCCTCTTCCTAATGGCTCTCCAACCCTCAGAATCCTCTCATATTCCTCTCGAGACTTCACTCCAAGTTAATATAGGaacacaaattttatcataaaaagtTGGATGGAATGTCAATGAAATTCTGGGTTaggaaaaaaagtaaaaagaaactCCACCTCGCAGGTCAAAGCATCTACTCCTTCCTTTGAGCCCAGATTCACATTCCAACCCCACATTCGTTGTGCTTGGAAAGAGTACTTCCATCATAAGACATCATTCGCtatttttgaagtgttttactttttctctCCTTCCTGTAAGCTCAAGGAATCTTATGGCCTTAAGCATTTTTGTATTGTAATGTACATCGTTCCTTATGAATCCATGACCCATGTGCAGAAACTACAATTATATTCCCACGTTCCTATCCCTAAAAAATGTTCATCTTCGTTGCAGGCGACGGACATGGTTGCTCTACTGCTTGTTTTTGCAGCATTAGTATTTGCATTTCTGCCATTTAAGTACATAATCATGCTAGTATTAGTCGAGGCGTATACGAGAGAAATGCCGTACAGGAAGGAAACAAGCAACAAATGGATTAGACGGGCAAGAGAATGGTGGATTAGAATACCAGCTGCTCCTGTTCAGCTTGTCAAACCTGatgataagaaaaagaaatcatagaATCAAGTCGATTCCTATCCTCCACCCTCTTTGCATATCTGTCCCCTCACCTTAAGGTACTCAtctgtgtatgtatatataatatataatattatacaatatGCTCTAATGTCTCGAGAAATCTACATTTCCTTAAAGGTTACCGTTgcaatttatatattatatttgtttggaCACATGCACAATGCACATACACGAATGTGCTTTTTACTAAGTTCAACCAGGGAAATGATTTCAATCTCTGATCTTTTTGGTGAGGACGAGTTAAGCTCGTATTACCATTGAAAAAAACTTGGGTCTTGTGCTTTTCATCCCCTAACtagacaaaaaataaaatttaatttttgttgtgtgtGATGAAGTTATGAGATCTATCTCACCTAATAAATCATTCTCTTTTACTAcgattatataataattagaagttagaaataaatttgttgtttcatattttttattattgtaaatctTTTGTTGTAcgtgtttgtttgtttgtttaattagttGGAGTGGTTGGAATTGCTGTGGAAACAgcacacatatataattttaataaagaaaaatgatgacgTGAAAAAGCATATCTAAAAAGGTATTTTAGTAAATGACTCAATTACAGTGtcgttttttaaatataccaaaatgaATTAGAGAGAAAACTAGTTTGCCTTGTGAAAAGttgttcaaataattatttctatcCATTTTGAGTAAGATCTATATCAAGATTTAGTTACAAAAATTGTTTGGAGTCTTTTAGCTACATCTCGATTTTCGTCATACTGATATTTTGTGTAATATTTTAGAATCTTATGCcaaatcttttctttccaaactttcttcaaattttgtgaatataaattttcaaatctctaGCAAAGTTTctattttcacaaaattacatgaaatttcaaattttcaaatcggaaaatattttcaaatttaggaaaagatcaaattttccaaaaaattaaattagatttggtatatatatagaatttcaGTCTTAAATTTGTTCGagattttattgaaaaaattcaaacatatcaaatttttatgttaaatagGTTTGAGATTTCACACACaaagttcaaatatataaaatcttagtgttattttgtttgagattAACACTGAgattttcatagttttttaaatcaaGGAGATTGCGGTGACCTGGATGTTTGCACattaatttgatcaaatttggATTCATGAAAGTTCAATTTgggatttgaaatttaaaaaccttttaaaagaggataaagtttaaaagaaattgtaaaaaattgatttaagatttgatatggatagtaaaattttgagaagatttggaacaaatatataaacttttgaaacaatatataatcatttaCCCATATTTCAATGGAAAAAGCAGATCAATTGATTAgctcaaaaaatttaaatctccTTGACGGTACCAAGAAcaactatttagttttttgaGATAGAATCTTAAATGTGTTATTTCTAATAATTTCTTGTATTATTTCTATTCTTGCCTATTTGTGATAGATATAAGTAACAACAAAccgtttattatatttgtaaatattttttttcattttaaaccattgttttttttttttttcaattagtaTTTTGAAAGGGCCTTTGAGCATGGATGTATTtgaaatgttattttcttaataaaaagtttacaatttaaaagatgatgcaaaattcaaattacctatttaataaagatttgtaatcattttgtttttgaaattaaatatttttttaatttcttataataattttcatctgtttagattttaaaagttaactatatttctaaatatatatatatatatatatatatataaatggaaGTAGAAGGTAAGTGGTGTTTATATGTACAAAATTACATTTACAGTTTTCTTTCATAAGAAAGACAATCTCAGTTTATCATTGtcaaacttaaataaataaacaagaactaattgaattgaatttttagccaaaatttgctaaaagaaatatttagaaacatatatatatatatatatatatatatatatatatatatatatatatatatatatatatatatatatatatatatatattcaaaacttaGATTGATAAAACAACAGTATGTACAAACATgaaatcaatatataaaacttggttttatttttcccACTTCAAattgtgaaaataaaaaataaaaaataaaaacttattatataaaagattaatttacataaatgttacaaaacttataaatatttacgGTTCGtataacagaaaaaaaaaaaaaaaactcatgaagctcgattatattttcataaatttcatatatgcTCTTGTGGGTTTTGAATATTGTGAGATGAGTTGTGTACTTATTCACCtgatttatttatcttgtttgCGATTTATTGATTTCctctttcatattttctttctatggCATTTAGAGTATAAGATTCGATCGTTTAAATCTCCTATTTCATAGTCATCATATCATTGTTACTTTCTAAACGTTCGTGTACCAAAACTTAAATGATCGTGCATATTGTATAATGTGATtgttagatttgaaaatttttacaaTCATTTACATTGGACTACACGATCGCTTaggtcaacacgatcgtttaccatgatcaacatgattgtttaaagtatattatttCGTTACACGATCAATTTTCCTAACATAAACGATCATGTATGCGGGTTcaatgatcgtttagattatattatatgatctTTTATGTCTGAAGCTTTTTCACCATCGTTTAGAGTTTATTATCTGATCGTTTAAATCTGAAGcatttttttccattgtttaaaataaactacacgatcgtgtatcatgatcTAAATCATAGTCTAGACTagtacacaatcatttagaagaaaagTACCCACATGCATGTAGCCGATTAATTGCGTGTTGATTAGAACATTTTGTGGTATTTCAGATTGTGAGCTTGTAcactttttttccattttttaaaattgttcaatacgatgtaaatattttaccaaacTATTTTATCCaacctaaacttttaaattggTCTAATTTAATCGCTTTCTTAAATTAGAATAACTTTTACAAAGaaagattatatttttatagacTAGGCTACCAAATAAATTAGCCACACTGCAAAATAatctaaagtttaaaatttgaattatagaataaattaattttgcatAGGATAACTCAAAagttacttttctttttttcaagaatttggTCATTTACTATTTTGGTCCCTTGGTTGTTCCCATTCTACTTTCCTAACTTTGAATGTTTTGGTTCTATCAAGTTTTGGgtcttttatttgttctctttctttttagctAACCAATTGCATAATTGATTGAGGCCATGTGTTTGTTTACTTCTTCtattgtttcaattatttgattttactcgattttcatttatttgtcccaacattctatttttttttgttatggcaattttgaagtttagaaactaaaatagaattaaattcAATCTAGATGATGAAGTTATGACTTAAACTCGATAATTATATAGAtctaacaaaaccaaaaattatttatggtttgtctaacaaaaaataaaagaataaaagctCGTGAATCGACCATTTTACTTTCATAAATTATAGATTCGTCCTTGAATATTGTTAGAGaattcttcactttttttttctttctcctttgcaatttattatcgttttttttgctatttcttcatctcctcttctatttttttttttctattttaaaacaatttagtaTTCTCTTTAAATCTCTTATTTCAAAACATCAATTTCAAAGGATTCTTTGAAGCTATTTCACAACTGTTTCAATATTCATTCTTTATCTTTCTCATATTTAAGAATATcaagattgtttaaatatcattttgacatcatctaaacaattgtttaCCATGGTTTACATGATATTAAAGTTCTTTTCTCatcgttttaaaaaaactacataaATCGTGTTGgtatgatctaaacgattgcTTACCATAGTTGAATACAATCGTTTAGCATAGTCAACACCATCgttagatttgaagtttttaaccATCATTTACATTGGATTACAAGCTCACTTACCATAATTAACATGATCATCATTTGACATGACCAATAggatagtttaaatttgaagcatttATTCATTCgttaaaaaagaactacacgatcatgtatcaCAATGGtagtacacaatcgtttagaagaAGGTTACTCGTGTGCATGTGACCGATTAATCACATGCTAATTAGTGTAATTTTCGTGTTTTGACTGTGAGCATTTCTGTTTTTAGAATGGTTAATATTtggaataattacaaatttagcacttagattcaaaataattaagtatataatgacattttaaattttttgcaaataaagtaaaatttgtcgAATTATATGGAAGTCGATCACCAATAAAGGAGGTTGTATTTGTTGTTAAATGTTGgtatatctttatttattattcgtAAAAGGGGCGTAAATTAGAATGagtgttaatatttttttgaaaaaagtgattaaatttaaataataatgaataattgATTTATGAGGTGTGGATGAAATAAACGGAGTTGGAGCTTCGTGCgttttttgttctatataaAGAATTATGAGAAGGAGGTGTAAGGACATATCCAAAATCATTACGTTTCTTTCTACCTCTTCTTCCGGCGGCCGTCTCCCATTCATTTCCACTGGCAATTTCTCTTTCACTCTCCACGCCACCATGCCCTCGTCTTCCTCCCATGCATCCTCGCCGGAGACTCACCGTCTTGAACCTCTCTTAGGCTCTATTCGTCCTTTCCTCCGTGGCGAGCTTGAAAAGGTAAACCCGATTCTTCCATCTCTTATCTCCGTCCTCCGCTCCGTCGGCGCCGGCGAATGCTGGCACAAGCACGGCACCTTCCTCGATCACCTCGTTGATATCTACCGTATTCTCAAAATCTGGAAAGCGCAAGAACCGGTTTGTTTGTGCGGTCTATTTCACTCCGCTTATTCCAATTCCTATGTCAATCTCGCCATTTTTGATCCTTCCACCGGTCGTGATGTTGTCCGTGGTCATGTCGGTGAGGCGGCGGAGAGATTGATTCATTTGTTCTGTATCGTCCCTCGGCAATCGCTGATTCATGACGATCTTCTTTTCCATTACTCCGATTCAGAACTCGTAGATCACCTCAAATTTTCCAACACATCGCTCAAGAACGCCCTGGAAAACGGACATTTCAACGAGGATGAAACCTGGAGGAAGAAGCTACAGTCGATTCTTCCTGCCAATG encodes:
- the LOC101222590 gene encoding uncharacterized protein LOC101222590 isoform X2, which translates into the protein MSGIQEMVAKKVKVTMIESLIKNQPNTFRSIFQRKKSKNEEDSSPSGSPKSIPQLSPFANSVVARCSKILQMPTEEMQQLFDSELPGINKEPETYSRSLLEFISYQTLYSMSRRPDYLSDKEFRRLAYDMMLAWECPGSESEPLPQFDDKKTVGPEAFARIAPACIALADIITVHNLFDSLTSSSGHRLHFLVFDKYIRSLDKVIKATKNALHPSTGNLHLSEGEIALEVDGTVPTQPVLQHIGISAWPGRLTLTSHALYFESLGVGLYDKAVRYDLAADTKQRIKPELTGPLGARLFDKAVMYKSTSVIDPVFLEFPEFKGSSRRDYWLDICLEVLRAHKFIRKHNLSEIQKSEVLARAVFGIFRIRAIREAFHVFSSHYRTLLTFNLAESLPGGDSILETLLDRLLLINGMQRDASGSPPAKQQRQSSPNFLLALSQLGFTLQKEIGYEGDAVLIGDVWVGERNPLEIVVRQSISDSGRAEAAQATVDQVKVEGIDTNLAVMKELLFPFLELARRIQILASWEDNFKSTVFLLLFCFAIIRNWIRFILPCVLVFLAVVMLFRRKFGKSKPLEPFRITSPPNRNAVEQLLTLQEVITQVEALIQDGNIFLLKIRALLFAVLPQATDMVALLLVFAALVFAFLPFKYIIMLVLVEAYTREMPYRKETSNKWIRRAREWWIRIPAAPVQLVKPDDKKKKS
- the LOC101222590 gene encoding uncharacterized protein LOC101222590 isoform X1, producing the protein MSGIQEMVAKKVKVTMIESLIKNQPNTFRSIFQRKKSKNEEDSSPSGSPKSIPQLSPFANSVVARCSKILQMPTEEMQQLFDSELPGINKEPETYSRSLLEFISYQTLYSMSRRPDYLSDKEFRRLAYDMMLAWECPGSESEPLPQETASCSNEEVEDKEEWSLFYSNSTNMAVQFDDKKTVGPEAFARIAPACIALADIITVHNLFDSLTSSSGHRLHFLVFDKYIRSLDKVIKATKNALHPSTGNLHLSEGEIALEVDGTVPTQPVLQHIGISAWPGRLTLTSHALYFESLGVGLYDKAVRYDLAADTKQRIKPELTGPLGARLFDKAVMYKSTSVIDPVFLEFPEFKGSSRRDYWLDICLEVLRAHKFIRKHNLSEIQKSEVLARAVFGIFRIRAIREAFHVFSSHYRTLLTFNLAESLPGGDSILETLLDRLLLINGMQRDASGSPPAKQQRQSSPNFLLALSQLGFTLQKEIGYEGDAVLIGDVWVGERNPLEIVVRQSISDSGRAEAAQATVDQVKVEGIDTNLAVMKELLFPFLELARRIQILASWEDNFKSTVFLLLFCFAIIRNWIRFILPCVLVFLAVVMLFRRKFGKSKPLEPFRITSPPNRNAVEQLLTLQEVITQVEALIQDGNIFLLKIRALLFAVLPQATDMVALLLVFAALVFAFLPFKYIIMLVLVEAYTREMPYRKETSNKWIRRAREWWIRIPAAPVQLVKPDDKKKKS